CCCGCACGCATTTGGTCGCGCGAACCCGAGGTCGAACTATTGCTCGTCGAAAAACTGGGTGTTGATCGTTGGTCCGCCCTGGTAAAGCCCGGCAAGCGGGCGAAGGCGGGCGCGACCTTGCGATTCGAAGACGGTGTGAGCGCTGTCATCGAAGGTGAGACGGAATTTGGCGGTCGGGTACTGCGTTTCACCGGCGACATGGAGGCTTACGTCGCCGCACACGGGGTCACGCCGCTTCCACCGTACATCAAACGCGCGACCGAACAGCCCGACATGGACCGTGAACGCTACCAGACAGTGTTTGCGCGGGAGCCAGGCGCGGTGGCCGCGCCGACGGCGGGGCTGCACTTTACACCTGAGTTGCTTACCCAACTGCAAGCTTCGGGTATTGGGCATGCATTCATCACGTTGCATGTCGGCATTGGAACGTTTCGACCGGTGAAGGTGGCGAACGTTGAGGAACACCGGATGCACGCCGAGAAGTTTTCAATTTCGGCGGCGACGGTTCAGGCCATCGAGGACGCGCAGCGTGTGGTGGCCGTGGGCACAACGGTGGTGCGGACACTGGAGTCGTGCGACAAGCTGGAAGAGCGCGAGGGCGCCACCGACATTTTCATTCGTCCGCCCCACGTGTTTCGCCGCGTAGACGGGCTATTGACGAATTTCCACCTGCCGCGCTCGACGCTGCTGATGCTGGTGAGCGCATTTGCTTCGCGCGAGTTGATCTTGAAGGCGTACGAAGAGGCGGTGCGCGAGCGGTACCGGTTTTTCAGCTATGGCGATTGTATGCTAGTTCTCTGACGTCCGCGGCCAGATCAGCGAGGCAATGATGGACAGCGCCAGTATGGACGCCACCACTCCGAGCGCGACGCCGATCGGGATTTCAACGAAGTGTCCGAGAAGCATCTTGGCGCCGACGAAAACGAGGATGGCCGACAACCCATAATGCAGGTGGTGGAACAGATCCATCGCGCCCTTCAAGGCAAAGAACATCGCGCGCAAGCCAAGGATGGCGAAAACGTTGGACGTGTAGACGATGAACCGATCCCGCGTGATGGCCAGCACCGCGGGAATTGAATCCACCGCAAAGATCAAGTCCGTCGTCTCCACAACGATCAGGACCAGCAGGAGCGGAGTTGCGAATACCCGTCCGTCGCGCCGCACGAGGAACTTACTGCCCTCGTATTCCGTCGTCACGGGCATGAGCTTGCGAAACAGTTTCAAGACAGGATTCTGGTTGGGGTCGATTTTCTTTTCTTTTTCCAGGGCCATTTTCACGCCGCTGTACACCAGGATGCCGCCAAAAAGGTAGATCACCCATTCAAATCTCTCAATCAGGGCGACGCCGGCGACAATGAATAACAGGCGGAGAACCATCGCCCCGAGGATGCCCCAAAAAAGCACGCCGTGCTGGAGACGAGTCGGTACAGCGAAGTAGGAAAAGATCAGCAGGAATACGAACAGATTGTCGACACTCAGGGATTCCTCGATGATGTAGCCAGTCAGGAACTGCAGGGCCGTGGCCGTGCCGCGCTTGTAGGCGACCAACGCGGCAAATGCCAGGGCCAGCCCAATCCACACGGCGCTCCACGCGACCGCTTCCTTGAACTTGATCTCATGCTTCCGGCGGTGAACCACGCCTAGATCCAGCGCCAGCATCGCCAGCACAAAGGCATTGAATAAAACCCACTTCCAGATCGGTCCCGGCATAAGTGTGGATTGTGCAAGCCACCCCCGGCGGCGTCAACGAAAAGCGGCTGGCTATTGTTTTGGCGTGAGCTGATACGTGCGTATGTCCCACGCGCCAACAGGCAGGCGTAGAGGATCGACTGGCGGCGCGTTGGTGAGCGGTCGCTCGATCAAATCCGTCTCAGACCACGAGTTTGACCGTAATGTCGTACTCAATCGTGCAACACAGAGATTTGTTGCGGATTGGTACAGGCGGACGATGAGATTGCCAGGCGTGTCGTAGGCGGTCTTCAACGCGGTCACGAGTACGGTTGACGGTTCGACGGAAAAGAAACTTTGCTCGACCGGCAACGACCCTTTGTGCGGGTTCGCGCTCACGACGATGGGGTGGCGATTGAATTCCATGCCGCGGCGCCCCATGGCGGCCTGAGCCCATGGTTCCGCGGAAATTTCCAGCGCGAATGCCATTTCGTGAGGACCGACGTCGGATTCTGGATCGGGATAATTCGGAGTGCGAAGAAGACTCACGCGAATCGTATTCGTGTTGGCGCTGAAACCATTCTTCGAGTCACTGACCAGACAGACACTGCCGTGTTGGCAGTTGATGCCGATTCCATAGGTGGCCGGATACTCGGCATCGTCGGCGGGTCGCTCGATTTCGCCAAACGGAATCATGTATGTTGCATGGTTGACGGTGGCCGTCGTGGGAAACTCGAGGCGCAACCATGGAGTGGGTGCGATGGCGGACCCGTGTTCCTGCCAGTCAACATGGATCGCAATGTCCACCCGGCTCAGGTCGTGATACAGGATGATATCCTTGTCGATCGACGAATGGCCGAATTGGTAACGAGCGCGGAAAACGGTGCGCACCGGGCCGCTTTCGATGCAGGTGACGCTCTTCGCGTCGTCGAGCCATTCTGTCCGTGCCACCGGGCCGAATTCCCACGCCGACCAATCATGAGGCGCTTCATAATCGACACGCAACCGGACTGATGGAGAGGAGGCCTGCACCCATTCCGTAGTGGATGCCAGATGCGTCAGGCGCGTGATATTTCCCGATTGCGGAGAGATCTCCAGTTCGAGATGTTGATTGCGAGCAACCAAACGCCCGGGATTCTTCTGCAGATCGTCGTCCTTCACCGATGGGCGGGGCTGTAACCAGCCTACTTGATAGCCGAGTCCCGGTAATGGTGGTAGCACAGCCACTCCCATGGGCGAATTGCTCGAGGCCGGGTCGAGCTGCACGAACGAAGCGCGCCCAGTGGTATCGATCCATTCCCATTGCTGCCTGGTATCGGGAAGCGGCACACGCACGGGAGCAATCACCGGCCACGCAACGGGATTAAACACGACGCGGGCGTGTGGTGTTGGTCCAATGGTATCGACTGCCGCGACGATATTCGATAACGAGCGGGCAAGCGCGAAGGTGGCGTTACTCAGTACCAAACCCAGTTGCCTGTCGGCGTACAGGGACGAGTCATGGATAGTGGTCCCGCTGATTGTATCGTGATGATGAGCCCAGAGGACCGAGCGCCACAGATCATTGAACTGGTTGGTTCGGGTCTGGAGACCGAGGATCTGTGAGATGGCATCGAATGATTCGGCGGTGATCAGCGTGTTTTCGCAGGCGCGGTTGAGTCGTTTGATTTCGGCATGCGTGGTATAGGTTCCGCGATAATCCAACTGAATGTCTCCCTGCCGAACGAGGGCGGTGGCCGTGGGCGCCTGCTGGGAAATAGTCTCCATGAAACGGCCGAGTGTAGAGAATTTCACGGAGGGAAAATCCGGCATCTTATCGAGCCACACCGCGTTTTCGATTTGATCGCGCGTCGGGCCTCCGCCATGGTTGCCAACGCCATAGACGATCAGTGAGTCGGTGTGCCCGGCGCGCCGCTGATTTGGCGTGAGGCAGAAATTCAACAGGTTTTCATCCAGCGTATCGCTGTACTTGTGCGCCGAGTAGACGAGTACGCGACTGCCATCGGGTCCTTTCCACCAAAACGTGGAGGGGTCGGCCGGCAGGTGTTGGGACACGTAGTAAAGCACACCGCTTTTGCGCAGTAGTTGCGGCATCGTGGGCAGGTGACCAAAGATATCCGGCTCGTAGCAAACAGTTGTCCGGGTGCCAAATTTCTCCTGATTGTAGCGCTGGGCTTGCAGGAAATGGCGGGCGTGGGATTCCTCGCTGATCAGATTCGGGTCGGCCTCGCACCAGCGCGAGCCAGCCATTTCCCAACGGCCTTCACGAGCGCGTCTCTGGATTTGCGCAAACATTTCCGGGTCTTCCCGTTCCAACGCCTCGAAAAGGGCCGGGCTGGTGTAAGTGAAAGTGAATTGCGGATACTCGTCCATGAAGGCGAGCATTTGACGGAAAGTGTCGTGCGCCGCTCGCAGGGTGAACGGCCAACTCCACAACCAGACGAAATCCAAATGCGCGTACGCAACCGCATCCACCGTGTACCGCTTGGTATAGGCCCGAAGTGGTTCGGCTGTTACCAGGGTGGCATCTATCTGCCGGGCGAACTCACGCGGGCGGAGTTCGGCGAATAACTTGCGCCAGCTGTAGTGGGAGAGTTGTTCGATAATCACCGGGAAATTCGTCGGCTCGCCCGTTGCCGCGAAATCCTCTTGCAATAGATTCAGGCCGGCGAACTCGGCAGCCAGGCGTGGCAGCTCCAGGCTTGTCTTCGACAGTCGCTGCATTATGTCGGGTAGCGAGGCATCCTGCGGCAGCAAGACTTTGTCGAAGACGACCGGATGCGGCATGCGGAAACCGCTAGCCTCCTGCAGACCAACGGCGACCTGGTGTTGGTTGTCGAAGAACACGAGGGGGGCGCGGTCCGCGTGACTGATGATGATATTGTCCAGCAACACCTGGTACGACCCGGGTGCGTCATCGACAAGACGCAGACAACACCGGTCGATTCTCCGTTCTGCGGCCACGGACAAGGGGATGCGGATGTGTTGCCAGCGGCCGGTTGCCGATATCCATGAACGCGTTGCCCCGGCCGCGAGGTCGGGTGTCTGTCGAGTCATCACCACCGACAGCCAACCGAGGTCGGTGAATTGCAAGTCGATGCCGCCGCCCGTCAGTGGTGTGGACGGCGCGATCAAGGCGTCATATTCCAGAGCATCGCCGTCCTGGATGACGTAGCGGTTGAATGGATCGCCCCCGGGAATTTGGAGGTGCAGCACGCAATAGGCTCCCGGACGCTGCACCGGGTTTTCTACCGTCACGCACACTGCCAAGTCCGGAGGCGTGGCCCCGGGCGTCACCCCCGCCATGGCCAGGAAAACTCCCACCGTCGACATGAGGCGGCCCACGCTCATTGCGCGCGCATCTTGCGTGGGCCATTTCTCGAAGTCAACCCGGACCGCGGATGCCAAGCGGATGCTCTTTCCGCTTTCGTCTCGTTGCGGCGCTCTGCTATTCTCGCAGTGAAAGACGGAGGGCCGCGTGGCGAACAAAAAACCGACGATTCGGATTGTGGTAGTCCTGATGGTGGTGATTGCGGCGGCCCTCTGGCTGTTGTCACAGCATCAAATGGAAACGCGCTCCGTTTCCGGTACCGTGGAAGTGGACGAGGTGCATGTTGCGTCCCGTTATGGCGGACGGGTCGTGACGATTCACGCGCAGGAAGGCGACGCGCTGACCAACGAGCAGGACCTCATCGATCTCGACGCCGCGGAGCTACAGGCGCGGCGCGATCACGATGCCGCGGTGCTGGAAGAGTTGGAGCACGGGCCGCGACCCGCCGAGATTGACGCCGCCAGGCACGATTGGGAATCGCTTGCCGCGCAACTGGAATTTGCCAGGGCGGAAGCGAAACGCGCCGAGGAGTTGTTCGCGCAGAAAGTCAACGCGCCGACCGACCTGGAAAACGCCACCAGCCGCGCGCACACATTGGAGCAGAGCACTGACGCGGCCAAAAGGCGCTATGATTTGCTCGCAGAAGGCACACGGCCCGAGCAGGTCGCCCAGGCGCGTGCGCAACTGGCTGAGATGGACGCGCAAATGCGTGAGATGCGGATCGTGGCTCCCGGCGACAGCGTACTCGAGATCTTGAGTGTGAAAGTCGGAGATGTGCTCGCCGCCAATCGGGAAGTAGCGACGCTGCTCTACACACAGCACCTGTGGGTGCGGGTGTACGTTCCCGAAGCGTGGTTGGGTCTGGTACAACTGGGCCAGTCGGTGCAAGTGCACACCGATTCCTCCCAGGAAGGATTTACCGGCACCATCGAACAGATCAATCGCGCCGCGGAATTCACGCCGCGCAACGTCCAGACCGTCGAAGATCGCGTACGCCAGGTGTTCGGTGTAAAAATCCGTCTCCCCACGGACACCGGCAAGCTGCGCGCGGGAATGTCGGTCGATGTTTCCTTTCCCAATGTACCGCCGTTCCCCAAGTGAACGAATCACCCAACAATGCGATGAAGGACACGTGGCGGTCACCGGGTGCCCACGCCGTTCTTCTCATTCTGGTGACAATCGTGGTGTACCTGCCGGCCTTGCACGCTGGTTTTTTTTGGGATGACAACGTGCTCCTGACGGAGAACCAACTCGTCAAAGCCAGCGACGGCCTGTGGCGATACTGGTTTACAACAGAAGCGACGGAATACTATCCACTCACCGGAAGCATGCGCTGGTTGGAATGGCGATTATGGGGTATGGCCCCGATGGGCTATCACGCCGTGAACATCCTGTTGCACTCGATGAACGCGGTGCTGGTATGGCTGGTTCTGCGCCAATTAAAGGTCATCGGCGCGTGGATGGCAGCATTGGTATTTGCCATCCATCCTGTCAATGTCGCGACTGTGGCCTGGATCAGTGAGCAAAAGAACACGCTTTCAATGTTCTTTTACGCGCTGTCGATCCTGTTGTACTTAAAGTTCGACGTAGAGAATCGGTGGCGCTGGTATGGTCTTTCCCTGCTGGCGTTTGTGTTGGCTTTGCTCAGCAAGACGGCGGTCGTCATGCTGCCGGTGGTCCTGTTGGGCTGTGTCTGGTGGTTACGGGGCCGGGTAAAGGCGAAGGATCTCCTTTGCTGCGCACCTTTCTTTCTTTTTTCCGCGGTCTTGGGAATTTTGACGATTTGGTTTCATTCCACGCACGCGTTGAAGCCGCTGGGCATTCGAAGCGATGATTTCACCTTTCGCCTGGCGGCAGCCGGCTGGGCCCCGTGGTTTTACCTGTGGAAGGTGTTACTGCCGGTCGATTTAATGATGGTCTATCCGAAATGGAGGATCGATCCATCCTATTGGGTTTCGTACTTACCCGGGGTGCTGGTCATTGCGAGCCTCATGGTGTTTTGGTGGAAGCGTCAGGAAGGAGGACGCCCCCTTTTTTTTGGGTTCGGGTATTTTGTTGTCATGTTCTTTCCGGTGTTGGGATTCTTCCCCCAAAGTTTTTACCGATATTCCCTGGTGGCCGATCACTGGCAGTATTACTCGATCGTGGGACCCATCAGCGTGGCGGTGGCTGCGGCGATGAACGTCAACCGTCACCTGGAGAGGCAACAGCAATCCTGGGCAGCGGTGGGAGGACTGGCCGTGCTATTGACGTTGGGGTCGGCCACCTGGAAACGAGCCGGCCTATTCGCATCCGAGCGAACTCTTTGGGAAGACAACGTGGCGAAGAATCCGGGGGCGTGGGTGGTCCATTATAATCTGGGAGGCCAGCTGCTGCAGGCGGGCAGATTCGACAAAGCAATCATCGAGTTCCGTGAGACAGCACGACTCCGTCCCGATCTCATCGAGGCCCACAGTAATCTCGGAATTGCCCTCGCCCAGGAAGACAGACTTCCAGAAGCGGTCGAACAATTCGAGGAGGCGCTACGGATCAACCCCAACCTTTTCGAGGCGCGCAGCAACCTGGGGCATGCCCTGATCCTTCTCGGCAGGGTGCCGGAGGCGATCAATCAATGGGAGCTGGCGCTTCGGATCCGGCCAGATTCCGCTGAGGTGCATTACGATTTGGGCCGGGTCTTCGCGGAAGAGGGTAAACTGCGAGAAGCGATTGAACAGTACGAACTGGCGTTGAAATTCCAACCCAACATGGTCGACGCGCAGAATGCACTGGCGCGATTACGGGCCGGTCAGCCATGATCTAATTGATCCCCATGCCCGCGAACGCGATGATCCAGTGCGAGAACCTGACGAAGCGGTTCGGTGATTTCACCGCTGTGGACCGGGTCACGTTCTCCGTCGAGAAACAATCCATCTTCGGCTTTCTCGGCCCGAACGGGTCCGGCAAATCCACGGTGATTCGCATGCTGTGCGGGATTTTGGAACCATCTGCGGGTACAGGACGCATCGCCGGCCACGATGTTTCGCGGGAAACGGATGCGATCAAAGGTTCACTCGGATACATGTCCCAGAGGTTCTCGCTCTACGACGAGCTGACAGCGGACGAGAACCTGCAATTCTACGCGCGGTTATACGGCCTGCGCGGCGAAACGATGAAAAAGCGCCGCGATGAACTGATTGCGCTCACGCACCTCGAACCGTATATCGACCGCCGGGCCGGGCAGCTCTCCGGCGGCTGGAAACAGCGGCTGGCGATGGCGTGCGCGCTGGTCCACAGCCCGACCGTCCTCTTTCTCGATGAGCCGACGGCCGGGATCGACCCGGTTGCACGACGCGAGTTATGGGACCTGCTCTTTGAACTGTCGAGCGGCGGCATGACGCTGTTCGTGACGACCCATTATATGGATGAGGCGGAACGCTGCACGCACGTCGGTTACATCTATATGTCGAAACTTGTAGTCTGCGGCGCGCCCGACGAGTTGAAGCAGTTGCCGGTCGTGAATCCGACGGGCACCAAGCGGCTCGACGTCACCTGCGACCACGTGACCGCGGGTCTGCGGGCGGTGCGCAAACTCGACGGGGTCCGCGCCGCGACGGTGTTCGGCCAATCGATGCACTTCCTGGTCGAAGAATCGATGCCGGAACAATCGATCCGCGACGCACTCGCCGGCGCCGGGATTCACAAGGTGGACATCCGACCGATCGGGCCGTCGCTTGAAGATGTCTTCGTGGTGCTGACCCGACAGCACTCGGGAGGTTCGACATGACATTCCAGATGCCGAAATTTCTGCGCGGTTTTCGGGCGATCCTCTACAAGGAGTTCATCGTCATCTTTCGCGACCGCACGACGTTGTTCTTCATGTTTTTCCCGCCGCTGCTGCAGATCATCGCGTTCGGGTTCGCGCTCGACAACGACGTGAAGCACATGGCGATGGCGGTGTACGACGAAGATCGGACCACGGACAGCCGGCAGCTCGTGGATGCGTTTGTGAACACGCAAACCTTTCGCGTCGTGAAGCGGGTGGACAGCCTGGCGGAGTTGGAGTCGATGGTGCGCCGTGGCAAGGCATACGCGGGATTGGAGATTCCGCCGGATTTCACACGGAAACTCCACGCGGGACAGAAGGCGGACGTACAGGTGCTGATCGACGGGTCGAACTCCACGACGGCGTTACAGGCCCTGAACACGGCGGTTGGTGTGGCGTTACAGCAATCGGTCGGCATTCTGCTCGGCGAGACAAGCCGGCGCGAACTGCCCGTGGAAGTGCGCCCGCAAGTGCTTTACAACCCTTCGATGCGGGCGCCAAACTTCTTCGTGCCGGGCGTCATCGGCACAGCGCTCCAGATTGCGACGGTGTTCGCGGCGGCGATGTCGATCGTGCGCGAGCGCGAACGCGGCACGCTGGAGCAGCTGCTGGTCAGTCCCATGTCCCGTTGGGGGCTCATGCTTGGCAAGATCGTCCCGTACCTGTGCGTGTCGATGACGATGGCCACGTTTCTTTTCGTGATCCTGCGCTGGGTGTTTTTCATACCGATCCGCGGCAGCCTGCTCATGCTGTTTGGCGCGGCGTTTCTTTACATCTTCGCGCTACTGAGCTTGGGGCTGCTCGTGTCTACGGTGGCCCAGAGCCAGAACGAAGCACTGCAGATGAGCATGACGGTGTTGTTGCCGTCGATTTTCTTTTCGGGATTCATCTTTCCCCGCGAGACGATGCCGTGGATCTTCTACGCGCTGAGCACGATCCTGCCGGCGACGTATTTTATTGAGTTGATGCGGGCAATCATCCTGCGCGGCGCGAGCTTTTCGGAATTCTGGCGACACCTGCTCATCCTCGCCGTGATGGGCGGTGTGCTCTTCTCGTTGTGCGCGCTACGCTTCAAGCGCAAGATCGCCTAGCCGCGCCCGGCAACTGCTCTGCGTTTTTCCAAGTAGGCTTTGACCGTGCGACGGTCGAGTTTGGTTCGGCGCGCGACTTCTTCGTACGTGCCGTGACGTTCGTAGAGGAGCTG
This Verrucomicrobiia bacterium DNA region includes the following protein-coding sequences:
- the queA gene encoding tRNA preQ1(34) S-adenosylmethionine ribosyltransferase-isomerase QueA, giving the protein MKTADFDYHLPTELIAQQPLADRAASRMMVVNRATGEIRHDHFHNLGQHLQAGDLLVLNDTKVIPARIWSREPEVELLLVEKLGVDRWSALVKPGKRAKAGATLRFEDGVSAVIEGETEFGGRVLRFTGDMEAYVAAHGVTPLPPYIKRATEQPDMDRERYQTVFAREPGAVAAPTAGLHFTPELLTQLQASGIGHAFITLHVGIGTFRPVKVANVEEHRMHAEKFSISAATVQAIEDAQRVVAVGTTVVRTLESCDKLEEREGATDIFIRPPHVFRRVDGLLTNFHLPRSTLLMLVSAFASRELILKAYEEAVRERYRFFSYGDCMLVL
- a CDS encoding TerC family protein, encoding MPGPIWKWVLFNAFVLAMLALDLGVVHRRKHEIKFKEAVAWSAVWIGLALAFAALVAYKRGTATALQFLTGYIIEESLSVDNLFVFLLIFSYFAVPTRLQHGVLFWGILGAMVLRLLFIVAGVALIERFEWVIYLFGGILVYSGVKMALEKEKKIDPNQNPVLKLFRKLMPVTTEYEGSKFLVRRDGRVFATPLLLVLIVVETTDLIFAVDSIPAVLAITRDRFIVYTSNVFAILGLRAMFFALKGAMDLFHHLHYGLSAILVFVGAKMLLGHFVEIPIGVALGVVASILALSIIASLIWPRTSEN
- a CDS encoding glycoside hydrolase family 38 C-terminal domain-containing protein, whose product is MSVGRLMSTVGVFLAMAGVTPGATPPDLAVCVTVENPVQRPGAYCVLHLQIPGGDPFNRYVIQDGDALEYDALIAPSTPLTGGGIDLQFTDLGWLSVVMTRQTPDLAAGATRSWISATGRWQHIRIPLSVAAERRIDRCCLRLVDDAPGSYQVLLDNIIISHADRAPLVFFDNQHQVAVGLQEASGFRMPHPVVFDKVLLPQDASLPDIMQRLSKTSLELPRLAAEFAGLNLLQEDFAATGEPTNFPVIIEQLSHYSWRKLFAELRPREFARQIDATLVTAEPLRAYTKRYTVDAVAYAHLDFVWLWSWPFTLRAAHDTFRQMLAFMDEYPQFTFTYTSPALFEALEREDPEMFAQIQRRAREGRWEMAGSRWCEADPNLISEESHARHFLQAQRYNQEKFGTRTTVCYEPDIFGHLPTMPQLLRKSGVLYYVSQHLPADPSTFWWKGPDGSRVLVYSAHKYSDTLDENLLNFCLTPNQRRAGHTDSLIVYGVGNHGGGPTRDQIENAVWLDKMPDFPSVKFSTLGRFMETISQQAPTATALVRQGDIQLDYRGTYTTHAEIKRLNRACENTLITAESFDAISQILGLQTRTNQFNDLWRSVLWAHHHDTISGTTIHDSSLYADRQLGLVLSNATFALARSLSNIVAAVDTIGPTPHARVVFNPVAWPVIAPVRVPLPDTRQQWEWIDTTGRASFVQLDPASSNSPMGVAVLPPLPGLGYQVGWLQPRPSVKDDDLQKNPGRLVARNQHLELEISPQSGNITRLTHLASTTEWVQASSPSVRLRVDYEAPHDWSAWEFGPVARTEWLDDAKSVTCIESGPVRTVFRARYQFGHSSIDKDIILYHDLSRVDIAIHVDWQEHGSAIAPTPWLRLEFPTTATVNHATYMIPFGEIERPADDAEYPATYGIGINCQHGSVCLVSDSKNGFSANTNTIRVSLLRTPNYPDPESDVGPHEMAFALEISAEPWAQAAMGRRGMEFNRHPIVVSANPHKGSLPVEQSFFSVEPSTVLVTALKTAYDTPGNLIVRLYQSATNLCVARLSTTLRSNSWSETDLIERPLTNAPPVDPLRLPVGAWDIRTYQLTPKQ
- a CDS encoding HlyD family efflux transporter periplasmic adaptor subunit, with amino-acid sequence MANKKPTIRIVVVLMVVIAAALWLLSQHQMETRSVSGTVEVDEVHVASRYGGRVVTIHAQEGDALTNEQDLIDLDAAELQARRDHDAAVLEELEHGPRPAEIDAARHDWESLAAQLEFARAEAKRAEELFAQKVNAPTDLENATSRAHTLEQSTDAAKRRYDLLAEGTRPEQVAQARAQLAEMDAQMREMRIVAPGDSVLEILSVKVGDVLAANREVATLLYTQHLWVRVYVPEAWLGLVQLGQSVQVHTDSSQEGFTGTIEQINRAAEFTPRNVQTVEDRVRQVFGVKIRLPTDTGKLRAGMSVDVSFPNVPPFPK
- a CDS encoding tetratricopeptide repeat protein, with translation MNESPNNAMKDTWRSPGAHAVLLILVTIVVYLPALHAGFFWDDNVLLTENQLVKASDGLWRYWFTTEATEYYPLTGSMRWLEWRLWGMAPMGYHAVNILLHSMNAVLVWLVLRQLKVIGAWMAALVFAIHPVNVATVAWISEQKNTLSMFFYALSILLYLKFDVENRWRWYGLSLLAFVLALLSKTAVVMLPVVLLGCVWWLRGRVKAKDLLCCAPFFLFSAVLGILTIWFHSTHALKPLGIRSDDFTFRLAAAGWAPWFYLWKVLLPVDLMMVYPKWRIDPSYWVSYLPGVLVIASLMVFWWKRQEGGRPLFFGFGYFVVMFFPVLGFFPQSFYRYSLVADHWQYYSIVGPISVAVAAAMNVNRHLERQQQSWAAVGGLAVLLTLGSATWKRAGLFASERTLWEDNVAKNPGAWVVHYNLGGQLLQAGRFDKAIIEFRETARLRPDLIEAHSNLGIALAQEDRLPEAVEQFEEALRINPNLFEARSNLGHALILLGRVPEAINQWELALRIRPDSAEVHYDLGRVFAEEGKLREAIEQYELALKFQPNMVDAQNALARLRAGQP
- a CDS encoding ABC transporter ATP-binding protein — encoded protein: MPANAMIQCENLTKRFGDFTAVDRVTFSVEKQSIFGFLGPNGSGKSTVIRMLCGILEPSAGTGRIAGHDVSRETDAIKGSLGYMSQRFSLYDELTADENLQFYARLYGLRGETMKKRRDELIALTHLEPYIDRRAGQLSGGWKQRLAMACALVHSPTVLFLDEPTAGIDPVARRELWDLLFELSSGGMTLFVTTHYMDEAERCTHVGYIYMSKLVVCGAPDELKQLPVVNPTGTKRLDVTCDHVTAGLRAVRKLDGVRAATVFGQSMHFLVEESMPEQSIRDALAGAGIHKVDIRPIGPSLEDVFVVLTRQHSGGST
- a CDS encoding ABC transporter permease, whose product is MTFQMPKFLRGFRAILYKEFIVIFRDRTTLFFMFFPPLLQIIAFGFALDNDVKHMAMAVYDEDRTTDSRQLVDAFVNTQTFRVVKRVDSLAELESMVRRGKAYAGLEIPPDFTRKLHAGQKADVQVLIDGSNSTTALQALNTAVGVALQQSVGILLGETSRRELPVEVRPQVLYNPSMRAPNFFVPGVIGTALQIATVFAAAMSIVRERERGTLEQLLVSPMSRWGLMLGKIVPYLCVSMTMATFLFVILRWVFFIPIRGSLLMLFGAAFLYIFALLSLGLLVSTVAQSQNEALQMSMTVLLPSIFFSGFIFPRETMPWIFYALSTILPATYFIELMRAIILRGASFSEFWRHLLILAVMGGVLFSLCALRFKRKIA